One genomic window of Halobacterium noricense includes the following:
- a CDS encoding sugar phosphate isomerase/epimerase family protein, with product MDVGVLTVPLGDEPLDDALDYLSSQGVGTVELGCGGFPGDDHLPREDYLNDEAAQQNLHDLLEEHDFRISALATHNNPLHPNEERASQADTELREAIELAAQLEVNTVTCFSGLPAGGPDDEVPNWITAPWPSEHADAHEYQWDVATEYWTDLADHAAAHDVNVAIEMHPNMLVYEPHGMLRLREATNDHIGANFDPSHLYWQGIDITTAIRLLGETDAIHHVHAKDTKIYDANTREKGVLDTTDYTDEPNRAWLFRSIGYGHDESHWKDVVSTLRMVGYDGALSIEHEDSLTSAREGLEKAIDVLSRAVFETKPGDAYWAE from the coding sequence ATGGACGTCGGCGTACTCACCGTTCCGCTCGGCGATGAACCGCTCGATGATGCCCTCGACTACCTCTCTAGCCAGGGAGTGGGCACTGTTGAACTAGGCTGTGGCGGCTTCCCCGGTGACGACCACCTCCCACGCGAGGACTACCTCAACGACGAGGCCGCCCAGCAGAACCTCCACGACCTGCTCGAAGAGCACGACTTCCGCATTTCGGCACTCGCGACACACAACAACCCGCTTCACCCCAACGAGGAGCGCGCGAGCCAGGCCGATACGGAACTTCGTGAGGCCATCGAACTCGCAGCGCAACTCGAGGTAAACACAGTCACCTGTTTTTCGGGTCTGCCCGCCGGCGGTCCCGACGATGAGGTGCCAAACTGGATTACCGCACCCTGGCCAAGCGAACACGCCGACGCTCACGAGTACCAATGGGACGTAGCGACAGAGTACTGGACCGATCTCGCTGACCACGCGGCGGCCCACGACGTGAATGTCGCTATCGAGATGCACCCCAACATGCTCGTCTACGAGCCTCACGGTATGCTCCGCCTCCGGGAGGCGACCAACGACCATATTGGGGCCAACTTCGACCCCTCCCACCTCTACTGGCAGGGAATCGATATTACGACCGCTATCCGCCTCCTTGGCGAGACAGACGCCATCCACCACGTCCACGCTAAGGACACCAAAATCTACGACGCTAACACCCGCGAGAAGGGTGTTCTCGATACTACCGACTACACCGACGAACCCAATCGGGCGTGGTTGTTCCGTTCCATCGGTTACGGCCACGATGAGAGCCATTGGAAGGATGTCGTCTCCACGTTGCGTATGGTCGGCTACGACGGCGCCCTCTCTATTGAACATGAGGATTCACTCACCAGCGCTCGCGAAGGCCTCGAAAAGGCCATCGATGTCCTTTCTCGTGCCGTTTTTGAAACCAAACCCGGCGACGCCTATTGGGCCGAATAG
- a CDS encoding Gfo/Idh/MocA family protein, which produces MSSQLQNPVRVGIVGLGGIGHHHAERITDLGETLVGGVDVADEARQRFEDEYNVPTFGTYEELYEAGIDAVLITTPNKFHEQYAIEALESGVDVLLEKPLANTLESAERIVDAAHKADSFCVVGFNNRFNPGAEVFKTYQEDGRFGNITHVEANYVRQRGIPGRGGWFTTKEISGGGALLDIGVHAIDLALHFLDFPEITEVSGETRSEFGGREDYTYLEMWGEDEEKIEFTVDDHATAFIRTAAGQSVSIEVAWASNRPPNNDFVIQGTEGGATFDRESGDLTIHEVNDIGANHFSNTDIQTREEDTHEREQEYFFDIVRSGEVPKRNTVDQALEVQRVIDAIYRSDEKGHAIQL; this is translated from the coding sequence ATGAGTAGTCAACTACAGAACCCAGTCCGCGTCGGTATTGTGGGTCTTGGTGGCATTGGACATCATCATGCAGAGCGTATCACAGACCTCGGGGAAACTCTCGTTGGCGGCGTTGACGTCGCTGATGAGGCGCGTCAGCGCTTCGAGGATGAGTACAATGTCCCGACGTTCGGCACCTACGAGGAATTGTACGAAGCAGGTATCGACGCTGTCCTCATCACAACACCGAATAAGTTCCACGAACAGTATGCCATTGAGGCTCTAGAGTCAGGTGTCGACGTGCTGCTGGAGAAGCCGCTCGCAAACACGCTGGAGAGCGCTGAACGCATCGTAGATGCGGCGCACAAAGCCGATAGCTTCTGTGTGGTTGGGTTCAACAACCGCTTCAACCCTGGTGCCGAGGTATTCAAGACCTACCAAGAGGACGGCCGCTTCGGCAACATCACGCACGTCGAAGCAAACTACGTCCGACAGCGAGGCATCCCCGGTCGTGGCGGTTGGTTCACGACGAAGGAGATCTCCGGTGGCGGTGCCCTTCTCGACATCGGTGTCCACGCTATCGACCTCGCACTCCACTTCCTCGACTTCCCCGAGATCACCGAGGTCTCCGGCGAGACACGCTCAGAGTTTGGCGGCCGCGAGGACTACACCTACCTCGAGATGTGGGGAGAGGACGAAGAGAAGATTGAGTTCACTGTCGACGACCATGCGACAGCGTTCATCCGCACCGCTGCAGGCCAGTCGGTATCCATCGAAGTGGCGTGGGCGAGCAACCGCCCCCCGAACAACGACTTCGTCATCCAGGGCACCGAGGGGGGTGCCACTTTCGACCGCGAGAGCGGTGACCTCACCATCCATGAGGTAAACGATATCGGTGCGAACCACTTCAGCAACACCGACATCCAGACCCGTGAGGAGGACACACACGAGCGCGAGCAGGAGTACTTCTTCGATATCGTACGGTCTGGCGAAGTTCCCAAGCGAAACACAGTCGACCAAGCACTGGAAGTACAGCGCGTCATCGACGCTATCTACCGCTCCGACGAGAAGGGGCACGCGATTCAACTGTAA
- a CDS encoding RNA-guided endonuclease InsQ/TnpB family protein: MLETTRTYVARITNHSQVRDDLDQCGFSASKLWNVGRYYIQQRWDEDGEIPDEAELKSELKDHERYSDLHSQSSQRVLEELAESFTGWYNSDDGNNPPGYRKRGDRHPRSTVTWKQKGIKHDDKHSQLRLSKGWNLKDGRSDFILAEYETRPDVQVENIQQVRAVYNGDRWELHLVCKKEIPVEDAPDDKTAGIDLGISNYLAIDYEDGPSELYPGNTLKEDKHYFTREEYQTEGENGPSKRALKTRRKLSRRKDHFLHTLSKNIIQRCVEEGVEKIAVGDLSDIREDENGDSRNWGASGNKKLHGWEFDRFVRLLEYKAEEYGILVDRVDEENTSKTCSCCGQIRDTNRVERGLYVCSSCETTMNADVNGAVNIRRKITQSPPTGDMSNGWLAQPGVFLFDRESGRFTPREQGDYKP, translated from the coding sequence ATGCTGGAGACAACCCGCACCTACGTCGCACGCATCACGAACCACAGTCAGGTTCGTGACGATCTCGACCAGTGCGGGTTCTCAGCCTCGAAACTGTGGAATGTCGGACGCTACTACATCCAACAACGGTGGGATGAAGACGGTGAGATACCCGATGAAGCCGAACTGAAATCGGAGTTGAAAGACCACGAACGCTATAGTGACCTGCATTCGCAGTCAAGTCAGCGAGTTCTCGAAGAGCTTGCTGAATCGTTCACCGGCTGGTACAACTCCGACGACGGCAACAACCCACCGGGATACCGGAAACGTGGCGACCGACACCCACGCTCCACCGTGACGTGGAAACAGAAAGGCATCAAACACGACGATAAACACAGTCAACTCCGCCTCTCGAAAGGATGGAACCTGAAAGACGGACGGTCGGACTTCATCCTCGCGGAATACGAAACCCGACCCGACGTACAGGTGGAGAACATCCAGCAGGTGCGTGCCGTCTACAACGGCGACCGCTGGGAACTCCACCTCGTCTGCAAGAAAGAAATCCCAGTCGAGGACGCACCCGACGACAAGACGGCGGGGATTGACCTCGGTATCAGCAACTACCTTGCCATCGACTACGAGGACGGCCCTTCAGAGTTGTATCCGGGGAACACGCTGAAAGAAGACAAGCACTACTTCACCCGCGAGGAGTACCAGACTGAAGGCGAGAACGGGCCGTCGAAGCGGGCGTTGAAGACCCGTCGGAAACTCTCCCGGCGCAAAGACCACTTCCTCCATACGCTCTCGAAAAACATTATTCAACGGTGTGTCGAAGAAGGCGTGGAGAAGATCGCGGTAGGTGACCTTAGCGACATCCGCGAAGACGAGAATGGCGATTCGCGGAACTGGGGTGCGTCGGGGAACAAGAAACTCCACGGGTGGGAGTTCGACCGCTTCGTCCGTCTCCTTGAATACAAGGCCGAGGAATACGGCATCCTCGTTGACCGTGTGGACGAGGAGAATACGTCGAAGACGTGTTCGTGTTGCGGGCAGATTCGGGATACGAACCGTGTGGAGCGTGGGCTGTACGTCTGTTCGTCGTGCGAGACGACGATGAACGCGGACGTCAATGGTGCAGTAAATATCCGGAGAAAGATAACTCAGAGTCCCCCGACAGGGGATATGAGTAACGGCTGGTTGGCACAGCCCGGAGTCTTCCTGTTCGACCGCGAGAGCGGACGGTTCACACCGAGAGAACAGGGAGACTACAAACCGTAA
- a CDS encoding ISH3 family transposase: MSKQAKQADNEIHEDQLLNFLVNCLDEEVSLNLANNAEIDAEDIYEVLVGATADGTSISTLCNSSEDSPSANTILYHLRTKFEPERLERVANTLLRRDIVELLPEQVEVCADLHLRPYYGDEDDTDALYHSEAKRGTTSFHAYATLYARVKNKRYTLAVRRLEDGDTASSVLAEFLGVLDGLDTEVKAVYLDRGFYDSKCLTLLQAHNYAYVVPIIRWGEAIQQELSEGWSRIIQHNLTGKLDGHSWTVEFPVYIDCTYLNGRYDENGVARHGYAADAPFIETPRDARYHYSKRFGIESSYRLSEQAIATTTTRDATVRLLYVVVSLLLQNVWRYLHYEYVATPRRGGRRLWWWPYKEFVNMVRRAAWTALAVRRAVPANRPPDDRFHR, encoded by the coding sequence GTGTCCAAGCAAGCAAAGCAAGCGGACAATGAAATCCACGAGGACCAGCTCCTTAACTTCCTCGTCAACTGCCTTGACGAGGAAGTTTCTCTGAATCTCGCCAACAACGCTGAAATCGATGCAGAGGACATCTACGAGGTCCTCGTCGGCGCGACCGCCGACGGGACCTCGATCTCGACGCTGTGCAACTCCAGTGAAGACTCCCCATCGGCGAACACGATTCTCTATCATCTACGGACGAAGTTCGAGCCGGAGCGGCTCGAACGAGTCGCTAACACGCTTCTTCGACGAGACATCGTTGAGCTGCTTCCCGAGCAGGTGGAGGTCTGCGCAGACCTCCACCTGCGACCCTACTACGGTGATGAAGACGACACAGACGCTCTCTACCACTCCGAAGCGAAGCGAGGAACCACTTCGTTCCACGCCTACGCCACACTCTACGCGCGTGTGAAGAACAAACGCTACACGCTGGCGGTGCGCCGTCTCGAAGACGGCGACACCGCCAGCAGCGTCCTCGCTGAGTTCCTTGGTGTTCTCGACGGCCTTGACACCGAGGTCAAGGCCGTCTACCTTGATCGTGGATTCTACGACAGCAAGTGTCTCACGCTGCTTCAGGCGCACAACTACGCCTACGTTGTCCCGATCATCCGGTGGGGTGAGGCGATTCAGCAGGAACTCTCGGAAGGGTGGAGTCGCATTATTCAACACAACCTGACAGGGAAACTCGACGGTCACAGCTGGACCGTCGAGTTTCCCGTCTACATCGACTGTACGTACCTGAACGGACGATATGACGAGAACGGTGTAGCGCGTCACGGCTACGCCGCTGACGCGCCGTTCATCGAGACACCACGCGACGCTCGATACCACTACAGCAAACGCTTCGGTATCGAATCGAGCTATCGCTTGTCCGAGCAAGCGATAGCGACGACAACGACACGAGACGCGACGGTGAGACTGCTGTACGTCGTAGTGAGTCTGCTGCTACAGAATGTTTGGCGGTATCTCCACTATGAATACGTGGCGACGCCGCGCCGAGGCGGGCGTCGCCTCTGGTGGTGGCCGTACAAGGAGTTCGTGAATATGGTTCGACGGGCTGCGTGGACGGCCCTCGCGGTGCGTCGGGCCGTCCCCGCGAACCGACCACCTGACGACCGATTCCACCGCTAA
- a CDS encoding ThuA domain-containing protein, translating to MVSVTIWNEHRHERERDDVAEVYPDGIHAVIAEFLDEEGHDVRTTTLDEGPEHGLTRDVINDTDVLLWWGHMAHDEVSDEVVDRVQEAILAGMGFVPLHSAHYSKPFKRLMGTSCSLKWREVGERERLWVVEPGHPVAKGLPESFELDREEMYGERFDIPQPDALVFSSWFEGGEVFRSGCAYRRGAGRIFYFRPGHETYPTYYDEMVQQVIKNAVEWAAPEGVVDETFGNVDPIEDI from the coding sequence ATGGTCAGCGTCACCATCTGGAACGAGCACCGACACGAACGCGAGAGAGACGACGTTGCTGAGGTGTACCCTGACGGCATCCACGCTGTCATCGCCGAATTCCTCGACGAGGAGGGCCATGACGTGCGGACGACAACTCTCGACGAGGGCCCCGAGCACGGCCTAACGCGGGACGTTATCAATGATACGGATGTCCTCCTCTGGTGGGGCCACATGGCCCACGACGAGGTGTCCGACGAGGTGGTGGATCGTGTACAAGAGGCTATCCTCGCCGGCATGGGATTCGTCCCTCTCCACTCTGCGCACTACTCGAAGCCGTTCAAGCGCTTGATGGGTACGTCCTGCTCGCTGAAGTGGCGTGAGGTCGGCGAACGCGAACGCCTCTGGGTCGTCGAACCAGGCCATCCAGTTGCAAAGGGCCTTCCCGAGTCGTTTGAACTCGACCGCGAGGAGATGTATGGCGAACGCTTCGACATTCCGCAACCAGACGCGCTCGTCTTCTCGTCGTGGTTCGAGGGCGGTGAGGTGTTCCGATCGGGATGCGCGTACCGTCGCGGAGCCGGTCGAATCTTCTACTTCCGTCCTGGTCACGAGACGTACCCAACCTACTACGACGAGATGGTCCAACAGGTCATTAAAAATGCTGTCGAATGGGCGGCTCCAGAGGGTGTCGTTGATGAGACATTCGGGAACGTTGACCCGATTGAGGACATCTGA
- a CDS encoding universal stress protein yields the protein MALDSILLAVGPGDKERAEKLAEFVADVAGPADTTVVLLHVFTQDEYTSVTERLGIESPTEIAPDEVAQRHETTRSISKTLDEAGISYEIRGAVGPHGEEIIRLATEDNSGLVVVGGRKRSPTGKAVFGSTAQEVMLSAPCPVTFVRGE from the coding sequence GTGGCATTAGACAGCATCCTCCTTGCAGTCGGTCCAGGAGATAAAGAACGCGCAGAGAAACTCGCAGAATTCGTCGCAGACGTCGCTGGACCAGCTGATACTACAGTGGTCCTCTTGCACGTTTTCACGCAAGATGAGTATACCTCTGTGACTGAAAGATTAGGAATCGAGAGCCCCACAGAGATAGCACCGGATGAGGTCGCTCAGCGCCACGAAACAACTCGGTCCATCTCGAAAACGCTAGACGAGGCTGGGATATCCTACGAGATTCGAGGAGCCGTCGGCCCGCATGGTGAGGAAATTATTCGGCTAGCCACAGAGGACAACTCGGGCCTCGTTGTCGTTGGGGGGCGAAAACGCTCACCGACGGGGAAAGCCGTGTTCGGGTCGACCGCGCAAGAAGTCATGCTCTCCGCTCCCTGCCCAGTAACGTTCGTCCGTGGGGAGTAG
- a CDS encoding TrmB family transcriptional regulator, producing MTNAAFIDELTRFGLSEKEVLAYLTILRNGSTKVSEISTEADISKSYAYDIIDELENRGLVEIHDHQVPTQIEAIQPQEGIEDLVSQLYTIGERLEQLYDSSGRTEQEFKVLKARKTLLNQINELISSAEEEVVLSIPGPLFDHVNTSIKGAYRDNVFSVLMLSDYDGQTVDECAHVVRSWDAAAPLILTVDRSYGIVAPAEMLVQSNSDKRAIFHAEAQIVSTFFDSFIANYWPMATQEWISQIHEFPQTYSSFRHAVFDATLELFDHQTIRAEIAMRPAQTSDEFETAEVTVVDVKQSLIRPVTNQFPTQETLIVKRDDIQFSVGGSQAFTEDFEATQITLSAGE from the coding sequence ATGACAAACGCCGCATTTATCGACGAACTAACTCGGTTCGGTCTCTCGGAGAAGGAGGTCCTCGCGTATCTGACCATCCTAAGAAATGGGAGCACGAAGGTAAGTGAGATTTCGACGGAAGCAGACATTTCAAAAAGCTACGCGTACGACATCATCGACGAACTCGAAAATCGCGGGCTAGTCGAAATACACGACCACCAGGTTCCGACACAGATAGAAGCGATACAGCCTCAGGAAGGTATCGAAGATCTCGTCTCACAACTGTACACAATCGGGGAACGTCTGGAGCAACTGTACGACTCCAGCGGCCGTACGGAACAGGAGTTCAAAGTACTCAAAGCTCGTAAAACCCTCTTGAATCAGATAAACGAGTTAATCAGTTCCGCCGAGGAAGAAGTGGTACTCTCGATACCCGGGCCGCTGTTTGACCACGTGAACACCTCAATCAAGGGAGCATATCGAGACAACGTTTTCTCCGTTCTCATGCTCTCGGACTACGATGGCCAGACGGTTGACGAGTGTGCCCATGTTGTCCGCAGCTGGGACGCCGCTGCCCCGCTCATCCTGACCGTGGACCGATCCTACGGTATCGTCGCGCCCGCCGAAATGTTGGTGCAGTCAAATTCAGATAAACGTGCCATCTTCCACGCGGAGGCACAGATCGTGTCCACGTTTTTCGATTCGTTCATCGCAAATTACTGGCCAATGGCCACCCAGGAATGGATCTCTCAAATCCACGAATTTCCGCAGACATACTCCAGTTTCCGACACGCGGTGTTCGATGCGACCCTGGAACTGTTCGATCATCAAACTATTCGAGCCGAAATAGCTATGCGACCGGCCCAAACAAGCGACGAGTTCGAGACCGCCGAGGTGACGGTTGTTGACGTCAAACAGAGCCTTATTCGCCCGGTTACAAACCAGTTTCCGACCCAGGAGACGCTTATTGTAAAAAGAGACGACATTCAGTTTTCCGTCGGCGGTTCACAGGCGTTTACGGAAGATTTTGAGGCGACGCAGATCACACTCTCCGCTGGCGAGTAA
- a CDS encoding glycoside hydrolase family 15 protein translates to MMLRSSLRDYKMNSGTSGLFPGERRSLNGLFCSSDSRLLYVDRTGGLQDYSYPLSGQYGITETRIGIRDQESMQWLDEAEVVSQEYLDDSALVQTTYDFGAFRLIQRDFTTGIFHNTSFKLQGGYTSASELIGVFSFSPEGQEGRVGQLVHGDVVEIYHDAEHDYLTSSNGFTDVIPQVPARFDKILSEDAQSLPRSLERDDYEESRLTGSTCVIAPIEEGTVTITNAVTDISVTDRRESLSEIRDVAASHASPSEIKAKACSESVPLPEHSDSVKTDLRVVDFLSADTGARIAGPDFDPFYQNSGGYGYTWFRDDSEIAMFLLEADRALKLDLEETHRRSAKFYVETQLDDGRWPHRVWPRNARLAPGWANGHIEGNDRSYQADQTASVLVYLANYLTRYRDRLPTGLKADIRGSLATGLDGLDESLAPDGLPTTCENAWENMNGRFTHTAACFLRAYSAIAAAPIDTRLREHARTQAKSVYNSLHQLWVDNERYFAMRMTDGNLDPRIDVSTVSLIDAHLAFREINDVENKRTEQLREHLVTVFDRLWKDTGEVRGLIRFEGDTWRRRSQESEKVWTVATGWGAYAAEKSISLLNGSENEYDPYEWSDRLFQEIDYGGSLCLSSGYLPEQFFDTGQPDSATPLGWPHAIRLATFALREIR, encoded by the coding sequence ATGATGCTCCGATCGTCACTGAGGGATTATAAAATGAACAGCGGCACGAGCGGATTGTTCCCCGGCGAGCGACGGTCGCTGAACGGGTTGTTCTGCAGTTCTGACTCCCGACTCCTATACGTCGATAGAACGGGCGGTCTCCAAGACTACTCGTATCCTCTGTCGGGTCAATACGGAATCACTGAAACACGCATCGGGATACGGGATCAGGAATCAATGCAGTGGCTCGACGAGGCCGAGGTGGTCTCGCAGGAGTACCTCGACGACAGTGCGCTAGTCCAAACAACGTACGATTTCGGCGCGTTCCGGCTGATTCAGCGTGACTTCACGACGGGAATTTTCCACAATACCTCATTCAAACTACAAGGCGGATACACGTCAGCGAGCGAGCTAATCGGGGTATTCAGCTTCTCTCCAGAGGGACAGGAAGGACGCGTCGGTCAACTGGTCCACGGCGATGTCGTCGAGATATATCACGACGCAGAACATGACTATCTCACCTCCTCGAATGGTTTCACAGACGTCATCCCTCAGGTCCCGGCACGGTTCGACAAGATACTCTCGGAAGATGCCCAGTCACTTCCGCGGTCGCTTGAACGAGACGACTACGAGGAGAGTCGACTAACGGGGAGTACCTGTGTCATCGCACCAATAGAGGAAGGTACAGTGACGATAACGAACGCGGTGACTGATATCTCCGTGACCGATCGACGAGAATCTCTCTCCGAGATTAGAGACGTCGCCGCTTCGCATGCCTCTCCTTCGGAGATCAAAGCCAAGGCGTGTAGCGAATCAGTCCCGCTCCCGGAGCATTCAGACTCGGTTAAAACAGACCTCCGCGTAGTAGATTTCCTCTCAGCGGACACCGGTGCGAGGATCGCTGGGCCCGATTTTGACCCATTTTACCAAAACTCCGGCGGGTACGGCTACACGTGGTTCCGGGACGATAGCGAGATCGCTATGTTTCTCCTTGAAGCCGACCGAGCACTAAAACTCGATCTCGAGGAAACGCACAGGCGAAGCGCGAAGTTCTATGTCGAGACGCAACTGGATGACGGCCGCTGGCCCCACCGAGTCTGGCCCAGGAACGCTCGCCTGGCGCCAGGATGGGCGAACGGCCACATCGAGGGGAACGACAGAAGCTATCAAGCTGACCAGACCGCAAGCGTACTCGTTTACCTGGCGAACTACCTGACGCGGTACCGTGACCGACTCCCAACCGGTTTAAAAGCGGACATCCGGGGTTCATTGGCCACGGGACTGGACGGTCTGGACGAGTCTCTCGCCCCAGATGGATTACCTACGACGTGCGAGAACGCTTGGGAAAACATGAACGGCCGGTTTACGCACACTGCCGCCTGTTTCCTCCGGGCTTACAGCGCTATCGCTGCCGCTCCGATTGACACACGTCTTCGGGAACATGCCCGAACTCAGGCAAAGAGCGTGTACAACTCGCTACACCAACTGTGGGTGGACAACGAGAGATATTTCGCCATGCGAATGACCGACGGTAACCTGGACCCCCGAATCGACGTCAGTACTGTAAGTCTGATCGATGCCCATCTCGCGTTTCGCGAGATCAACGACGTTGAGAACAAACGGACTGAGCAGCTACGGGAACACCTTGTGACCGTTTTCGATCGTCTCTGGAAGGACACCGGCGAAGTGCGAGGACTGATTCGATTTGAAGGAGACACATGGCGGCGCCGCTCCCAAGAAAGCGAGAAGGTGTGGACCGTGGCGACCGGATGGGGAGCGTACGCGGCGGAAAAATCGATCTCGCTCCTCAACGGATCAGAAAATGAATACGACCCGTACGAGTGGTCTGATCGCCTGTTCCAAGAGATTGATTACGGTGGCTCCCTATGTCTGTCGTCGGGGTACCTGCCGGAACAGTTCTTCGATACGGGACAACCGGACAGCGCGACGCCGCTGGGCTGGCCACACGCTATTCGACTTGCAACCTTCGCTCTCCGGGAGATCCGATAA
- a CDS encoding DUF7260 family protein, which yields MREVARDRNPQYFVASLRQYVFAPLSTAARRVDREQTELTAERNAYEAFDDCLQSITSEAPPPRQRPAASISRHKQQVGKTDRLRTTYEETVMDISHYERVYGEPLVEHVSREFHAKFASGFKHTTSIPFTAEYKRALRQQVRQAIERRKDMLGTLREESQAISDACTSLKDISMPLQTTIIPEWHTESFTTKLNTVSKQRQKVLRTRDSIDHIDVHSLCAYLYADESWTYPVLTAVARMRETVSLEPSHLKASKTDA from the coding sequence ATGAGAGAGGTAGCACGCGACCGTAACCCCCAATACTTCGTGGCCTCCCTGCGGCAGTACGTCTTTGCGCCGCTCTCGACAGCAGCGCGTCGCGTCGACCGCGAGCAGACCGAACTCACTGCAGAGCGGAACGCGTACGAGGCGTTCGACGACTGCCTCCAGTCAATCACTTCTGAAGCCCCTCCACCCAGGCAGCGCCCTGCTGCAAGTATCTCCCGGCACAAACAGCAGGTCGGAAAGACAGACCGCCTCCGAACCACCTACGAAGAGACTGTGATGGATATTTCACACTACGAGCGAGTCTACGGCGAGCCGCTCGTCGAGCATGTCTCACGGGAGTTTCACGCCAAATTCGCCAGCGGGTTCAAGCACACCACTTCCATCCCCTTCACGGCCGAGTACAAGCGCGCACTTCGACAGCAAGTGAGACAGGCCATTGAACGCCGCAAGGACATGCTCGGAACACTTAGAGAAGAATCCCAGGCAATCTCGGACGCCTGTACCTCACTCAAGGATATCTCGATGCCTCTCCAGACAACTATCATCCCGGAGTGGCACACCGAGTCGTTCACCACCAAGCTCAACACTGTGTCGAAACAACGACAGAAGGTCCTCCGAACTCGCGACAGCATCGATCACATCGACGTCCATTCTCTGTGTGCGTACCTCTACGCCGACGAATCCTGGACGTACCCGGTACTCACCGCAGTTGCCCGGATGCGGGAGACTGTATCCCTCGAACCGTCTCACTTGAAGGCTTCGAAGACCGACGCCTGA